The stretch of DNA TTTCGCCGTGAGGCAACCGAAACACATCTTCTTTCCGAGCCTCCTGAAGTCCTGGTAGATCAACATGGATTGTTTACTCTTACTCTTGGCATTGGGGCCTTGACTCGATCTTTTCGCCTTGAAACGAAAATGAGTCGTCCTGCACTGTTGGTACTTCCTCATTCACCTCAGGTTCGAGGAGGTTCAAATCCTTTTAGTTGGTACCCCATTGCACATAATGGAGATGATGCACTAATGAGTAAATCAATCTGTATGCAGTGGGCCATGGGTGGAACGGACTCGCGGCAACATCCACCAACACGATTTCgttgtcattttcatgcattGAAGGACAAGGTCATTTGAAAGCACGCGCGTCCATTGAAGCAAAGAGACGGgtttttttggcaaagtgCAACTCAAAGGATGGTTGCGATGGTTCATCGTAGCTGTCAGTTCCTGATTCTTTGCATTTGAACCCAGTAATAATGTATGTGACCAATAGAATTACTCTTTTAATTCACCATGCAAGCCTACTTTCTGCGTGTTTCTTGGTCCCACGACGATTGCTCTTTTTGCAGCCATGACGTTGCTCTAATTTGAGAGGCGTTTGTAGCGTTTGTAGCGCCAAATCATGGTAATGAATTGAGGATGATGTTGGAGTTTGAATTGTTTCCACTTTCTTTCCAGGTTGCAACATGTCTGTGATATCCAGCAAGACCCGATCTTTCCCATCCCGTGCACGTCAGAACCTGATGGCCCTCATgccttcctcctcctcagtCAAGCATGTAGCAACTAACCTGCTAGTCATTTCAGCCCTTTTAGCCCTGACCGGAACCACGGCCCAAGGCAAGTTTTTGGCGGGTAAAATACCTCCAAATGAGTTCGATTTGGTCGAACTGAACGGCTTCCACAAGCCCACTGATGCCATCCAGTTGTGTGAGGACCATGAACATTGCGCCGGGTTCACCTACCGGGGCTTGGTCAACAACACCAAGTTCCCCGAGCTCACTTTCGAGACCTACTTCTTTCGCTATGTCCCGTTTGTAGACAGTCAGAAGCCCTACTTTAATTGGGTGTCCTACAAGACCTTGAGAACTTATGCCGTGTATAAGGGCAGTTTTCCAGGTACGTCGGTCAAGACCACGATTGAAGGCGAGGTCCTGGAACCAGGGCAGCACATAAGTCCCAATGTGGCCGCCTTGGTGACTGATGCCGTCACGGGGGAGGTCGAGGAACGACTGTCGGACATCAATCTGGCCAAGTTTGTTCCCGACCAATTGAGAATCACGTATTTCAACTTCAATGTCGACCCCGAGAAGGTTCGGGATACTTCTATGAAAATGGACCTGTGCTGTCCCACTcatgactttgaaaagaacATCACGGACTGGAAGAACACGATCAACGACGGCCTGGACCGCGTTTCCTGTGACATTGACCCCATGGAATTCGTAGAGAAATACGTGCTACCCAGGAAACCCTGTATCCTAGTAGACTGTATCAAGAACTGGGAGTCGACCAAAACGTGGACCATCCGCAACCTGCTCGGTCGATATGGGCAGAATGGCACGTGGAAGACGGACATATCCTATGATGACTTTTCGCAACTCAACGGCATCGTCCTCAACAAGGAGGAAGACGACTTTCCTTTGGATGACCccgattttgacaagaacTCGATTGAGGACGCCCTGTTGACTGGGGATGAAATTCTAGCCTTGATGGGGCGGAATGTGACGGTTCGGATCTTTGAACGTTTGGGAGTGGCCGCCCGTCGGTCGAGGATGGCTGGCAGTAGCCTTAAATCTGATCTGTATCACGATTGGGCCTGGCCCAAGCCCATTCCCACGGATCTATTCAAACCTGCATTTGGAGGAACAGACTATCAATGGGTTATCATGAGTCAAGCCACAACCGGAACACACGTCCATCATGATCCCGAGCTGACCGACGCGTGGAACGCCCTTCTTTATGGACACAAGGTATTTCAGATTGAACTCAAATTAATTTTGGTGGGTAGAAACGGTAAAAACCCCTCCTTCAAACCCCTTGTACCATTACCATTTCAGGCATGGGTACTGTTTCCCGCTGACGTGTATGCTGAAGATTACGAGTGTGACGATTTTTGCTCGCCCAAATTCGATCCCTTGTTTGCCGTGTCCTGGTGGACCCACGTGGTTCCCCAGTTGAGAGAGGAGACTTGGTATGGGAAGCGGATTATCGAGACGGTTCAAAAGCCTGGTGAGATCATCTACGTTCCACATGGAATGGGCCATGCAGTTCTTAACATTGACGAGAATCTCTCCATCACGGAGAACTTTCTCCACGTGGGTGCCATGGATGAATTGGCCAAGTACTACGTCTTCGAGCAAAAACCGATGCAATACGACGTGGAAAACGCGGCCAAACGCACGTGGATGAATCTGGTTAACCGAGACATTAAGGACAAACGCCACCGGCGCTATGCCAAGGCAATGCTTCAACAAATCAAGGGTCTGAATGAAATATCCGTGTAGGCTGGGCATGAAACCTAGCATTGCTTCGTAGATTTACCTTATGAAGACGATTATATGCTTAAATAAACGGACCAAAGTAGTTACATACTCAATCTTGatcatattttgcaaaagttatTGGAGAATATACCCGGTGTGGGGTGGTAGAAATGGATGACAAAGATAAATGGAAATACATTCgttgaaaattggaacgaGGAAAACAATGATAACTTGTACTTCGTGGTCGACCCCGTGGTCGCCGCCCACCTCCGGTTTGTTGTGTAAATACTTCAATGGTGTCGCCATCCTCCATGTCCATAGATTTAGGTGTGTCGGTTTCAGTGAGCCGGTTTCCGTCGAACATGAACCGCATGGCACTTTGCATGAGTTTCTGTCGATCGCAGTACGCGTTCATGAGCTTGCGAAACGGGGtgctttgtttgattttgaattgaatgagtTGACCGTCTTGGCCAATCACTTTTAGGTTTAACTGTTCACTAACCGGCTCATCCCCGCCGTCCTTGGCGGCTGACGACATGCTGAATTTAGAGGGGGGCCGAGGAGCACTCTGAAATAGAGAGTTGGAAGATACAGAGCATGGTACTCGATGGATTCGAATTCAATCCGGGATTCTTTATTAATAATGCACATTGGGACGAAATGCCAGCGTTACACAAAGCACGGAGTATCATCATCAACTACAGAATCATCTCTTGCCCTCTGGATTAAGAGAAGAGGCGAGATGCCGCACTTGCAAATGCAGATTAAAAACTAGAGGGCCATCTTGCGTCCTTCAATGGAAATTTCCACGGCCCGCTTGGCCTTGGCGTTCCGTTTGCGGTCTTGAGCAGCACGCATGTGTTTTTCCAGCCGAGTGGCCTCCTTGTGTGTCTTGCCCGAAATGTCCACCGTGGTCTGCCATTCGGGTCGCTGAATGTATGAACTGGACGTGGCCATGGGCACACGGGCCCGATAGCACCAACCGGGATCGCCGGGTCGAAGGGCGCGTTCCTCGGGTTTGTCTTCCTGACGACGGCGCGACTCTAACATCTCATCGCGCGCCATCCGTTCCTCCTTGGTGACGGTCTTGAAATCGGTAGACAAGTTAAAGATGGGGCGGGCCCAGGCGTTGATAATTTTCCCGGCGATNNNNNNNNNNNNNNNNNNNNNNNNNNNNNNNNNNNNGCAGCTGCGTCATGACCACGGTGAGCATGGAAATCTTTTTCGTGGCGGGTTGACGAGCTTGATTGAGTTCACGATCCTCACGGGCGGCCAATCGCATATCAGCGATCATCTTCGCAATGGCATCGTCGTTGTCGTTAATCAGATCAATATCCTTTCGCCTCCGCCGTTTCCGCATTTCAGAGCGCTTCTTCTCCAACATGATATCGAAATCGGACATGAGCGAATTTTGCGTGGAACTTTGCGATCCGATCCGGTCGGTGGTGCCTTCATCATCGGACGAGTCCGGCGCGCGTTCGGCATTGTCCGCGTTCTCACCACTCGCCTCATTGGGCGGACCTTGGCCTTCACCTTCGGGCTCGCCCTCACTACGACTCCCACTCGAAGCCAAACGAGGCCGTTTCTGACCCCCGGCCGCATCGGATTCATCACCACTGGCCCGATCAGCCCGGTTTTCATCATCACTATCACCAAACGCTTCTTTGACCACCCGTTTCTTCTTGCGATTCACCAGATCCGAGCCGTCGGAGGAGGGCGAGCGGCTACGGGATCGACTGCCGGGGCGCGGGGCCGTGGGGCGACCTTCGCGGGAGGAGCCCGAACTCGAGTGGACGGATTGTCGACTGTGAATCGAAGAGGCGCTGGAAGCACGACTACCCGAGCGGGACCGGGCCTGACGAGTCACGGGCGAGCCCGAACCACTGCGAGAGCGGGACCGAGCTGCTCGGGCCACGGGGGAGCCCNNNNNNNNNNNNNNNNNNNNNNNNNNNNNNNNNNNNGGCGTTGATAATTTTCCCGGCGATTTCTTTATTATCCCGTATCTCTTTCGGGTGCTTGTAAAGATACATTACAGCCTTGCCAATGCCAGATTCTTTGAGCCGGGATTGATCCTCGATACGGAGTTCGAAGAGCAATCGCAAGATGCTCCGTCGAATCTCTAGACTAGGCAAGCTCTTGTCCGGCATAGgagccagccagtcagtcaaGACCGACAAAACATTGGCCTCAACAAAGGCCATTTNNNNNNNNNNNNNNNNNNNNNNNNNNNNNNNNNNNNNNNNCCGCACTTGCAAATGCAGATTAAAAACTAGAGGGCCATCTTGCGTCCTTCAATGGAAATTTCCACGGCCCGCTTGGCCTTGGCGTTCCGTTTGCGGTCTTGAGCAGCACGCATGTGTTTTTCCAGCCGAGTGGCCTCCTTGTGTGTCTTGCCCGAAATGTCCACCGTGGTCTGCCATTCGGGTCGCTGAATGTATGAACTGNCGAGCCCGAACCACTGCGAGAGCGGGACCGAGCTGCTCGGGCCACGGGGGAGCCCGAACCACTCCGCGAACGACCGCGTGAACCCGAACGGGAGCGGGAGCGCTCTCGATCAGCGGTCGGCGAACCCGATCGACTGCGCGATCTGGAGCGCGAACGGGAGCCGGACGTCGCGCGCGTCGGCTGTTGGCCGGGAGAAGCAGAATGGGCGCTCCGGGGTGAAGCTGATCCGGACTTGCGCGAAGCGCGGGAAGAGGCACGCGATCCGGAGCGACTGCGCGGTGAACCCGCCGACATTTGCGTGGCGGCTTGCGTATCAATTTGCGTGGCCGGAGCGGCATCCTCCTCATGATGAGAATCCATGCCGGGCGCTGGCGGATGGACCTGGTCGGAAGGGTCCGGGCCATCTTGGTCGTCAAGCAATTGAGTGGCGGCCTGCGGGTCGATTTGCGTCGAATCCACGGGCTCAGTCTGATGGCTGAGCGGGTGTAGGTGGGTCTGGTGGTGGTCCTGGTCTGGGTCTTCGTGATCGGATGCCATGAGTTGGGTGGGTGCATTGGGATCGATGGCCATGGAGTCGTCTTGGGGATCCGGCGATCCGGGCGATGAGCCGGGTGAACTGGCCGAGTCGGACATGGTGGTACAGAACcaacggatggatggatggatggatggatggatggatggaccgAGTGGAACAGGCAGGGAGAGGAAAGGATTCAACGATTCAGTCTCGGTCCCGGCACCCTTGGGGGAATCCTGAGGGAAATTTGACGGATTGATGCGCGCAGACGGATGCCACGATTCACACCGCCACACGAATGACCGGAAGACGGCCAATCCAATCCACCTCGGATGCCTCTTGAACTTCAATCCACACGGACGAAGGACTCACTCATTGACTAGCCTATTCTGAGGAGACGAGACGGACGACATACCCGACATACACGTACAAGCAGGACCAGGATCAGGACCAGACAGCGACGGAATCCCAATGGAAAAGGGCCAAGCAAGGTATGGACACACTCAGGTGCTGCGCTTTTACCGGCGGGGTTTTCAGAAACCCTGAAGAAAGGGACGGGGAGCGTAAGCCGCCTAAGCCGCGTAAGCCATCCAAAATAGGATCATGCCAACTGCCGGCAAATTGGACAAACCTCGAGACAAACCCACTGGCCAAGCATGGAAGCCCATCCCATTAGGCTGGTTAGGCTGGGTTCATGGCTTCATAGTTGAAACCGATAGACAGATGATAAACCGATAGCGCCGCCTTATCCTGAAATTTGTCTGACAACCCAGCTGTCTAAGGGGGTGTCAAGAACCCAGGATTATGATGTTATGAGATATTTTGAGAAGCTTAAATGCCCTGGTTATATCTTAACTTATATTTCCCGACAATTGATGCAGATTTTCAAtatccaaaaaaaagaaaaaattcCTTTTCTCCCTCATGCACAATCTCGAAATACATCAAAATGTTACATCATGTCACGTAAAACATCCTTCAagcgcaaattttgaaattattgctTATAATTcgagacaggaaaaacattttgttttggcgttgagggtaaattccagacgtttgtcaagaCTAGTTTGTCTTGCAGTAATGACTTTTTATCTTAAGTCTCACAGCTTTGCTGTTCAATGTTGTACAGTTTTGAATGCGAATAGTTGTCTGAGCACAAGTTCACCTAACAAGAAGAGTATCTGTTAATTGT from Tigriopus californicus strain San Diego chromosome 3, Tcal_SD_v2.1, whole genome shotgun sequence encodes:
- the LOC131877717 gene encoding uncharacterized protein LOC131877717 is translated as MFLASCNMSVISSKTRSFPSRARQNLMALMPSSSSVKHVATNLLVISALLALTGTTAQGKFLAGKIPPNEFDLVELNGFHKPTDAIQLCEDHEHCAGFTYRGLVNNTKFPELTFETYFFRYVPFVDSQKPYFNWVSYKTLRTYAVYKGSFPGTSVKTTIEGEVLEPGQHISPNVAALVTDAVTGEVEERLSDINLAKFVPDQLRITYFNFNVDPEKVRDTSMKMDLCCPTHDFEKNITDWKNTINDGLDRVSCDIDPMEFVEKYVLPRKPCILVDCIKNWESTKTWTIRNLLGRYGQNGTWKTDISYDDFSQLNGIVLNKEEDDFPLDDPDFDKNSIEDALLTGDEILALMGRNVTVRIFERLGVAARRSRMAGSSLKSDLYHDWAWPKPIPTDLFKPAFGGTDYQWVIMSQATTGTHVHHDPELTDAWNALLYGHKAWVLFPADVYAEDYECDDFCSPKFDPLFAVSWWTHVVPQLREETWYGKRIIETVQKPGEIIYVPHGMGHAVLNIDENLSITENFLHVGAMDELAKYYVFEQKPMQYDVENAAKRTWMNLVNRDIKDKRHRRYAKAMLQQIKGLNEISV
- the LOC131878044 gene encoding protein IWS1 homolog A-like gives rise to the protein MSDSASSPGSSPGSPDPQDDSMAIDPNAPTQLMASDHEDPDQDHHQTHLHPLSHQTEPVDSTQIDPQAATQLLDDQDGPDPSDQVHPPAPGMDSHHEEDAAPATQIDTQAATQMSAGSPRSRSGSRASSRASRKSGSASPRSAHSASPGQQPTRATSGSRSRSRSRSRSGSPTADRERSRSRSGSRGRSRSGSGSPVARAARSRSRSGSGSXVHTFSDPNGRPRGSPVARAARSRSRSGSGSPVTRQARSRSGSRASSASSIHSRQSVHSSSGSSREGRPTAPRPGSRSRSRSPSSDGSDLVNRKKKRVVKEAFGDSDDENRADRASGDESDAAGGQKRPRLASSGSRSEGEPEGEGQGPPNEASGENADNAERAPDSSDDEGTTDRIGSQSSTQNSLMSDFDIMLEKKRSEMRKRRRRKDIDLINDNDDAIAKMIADMRLAAREDRELNQARQPATKKISMLTVVMTQLGKIINAWARPIFNLSTDFKTVTKEERMARDEMLESRRRQEDKPEERALRPGDPGWCYRARVPMATSSSYIQRPEWQTTVDISGKTHKEATRLEKHMRAAQDRKRNAKAKRAVEISIEGRKMAL